The following are encoded in a window of Nocardioides houyundeii genomic DNA:
- a CDS encoding MASE1 domain-containing protein, whose amino-acid sequence MSTRVREVEDARAVLLLVVLVFAAGCFALGVASPGTTALVTWWPAAGVATMLATVSRPSWWWWVLPAIGVANAGANLLFDRPWGIALVLSLVVMVEAVVFSLVLRLRQGGLAVMATQRDVLRLTVAATVSACAGGLLGAVVLPWVGSTATFSDLLLTITPSHVAAMLVVAPVVMSLRRPLLPILTWELVLQATSLNLAVLATFWLGQQVALTFVPLPFVVWAAFRFGLRVVAWQLMIVAVVATSSTALKHGPFAVGFSDDVSGRLEAASLVQIFLVCMVLICVPLAVNVEQSVRLTDRLRASSNLFRTNFAESLVAMLVLRDGDAGLEVFDANHRAAELLDRDVADLVGSALADLVLTDLPLGLASDRMKRGELDTWRDEARLTHRPTSRVALSIARLSGGDGESMYSAQLLDLTAERDAMAGLQAERQLSEMMLATTACMILVTDMDGSVLRANPAVTQILGHRNEALVGHPLWEVMVPPAVREGVRRMFQDPEGPASPVRARAPPRTPAASSTGSRGPPGWCATRQAGPATWC is encoded by the coding sequence ATGTCGACTCGGGTGCGCGAGGTCGAGGACGCCCGGGCCGTGCTGCTCCTGGTCGTTCTCGTCTTTGCCGCAGGTTGCTTCGCTCTTGGAGTGGCCTCCCCCGGCACGACGGCGCTCGTGACGTGGTGGCCCGCCGCGGGGGTCGCCACCATGCTGGCCACCGTCTCGCGCCCCTCGTGGTGGTGGTGGGTGCTGCCGGCCATCGGGGTGGCCAACGCCGGCGCCAACCTGCTCTTCGACCGGCCGTGGGGCATCGCGCTGGTCCTCTCCCTGGTCGTCATGGTCGAGGCGGTGGTGTTCAGCCTCGTCCTGCGACTGCGGCAGGGCGGGCTCGCGGTGATGGCGACCCAGCGCGACGTGCTGCGGCTGACCGTGGCCGCGACCGTCTCGGCCTGCGCCGGCGGCCTGCTGGGAGCCGTGGTGCTGCCCTGGGTGGGGAGCACCGCGACGTTCAGCGACCTGCTGCTGACCATCACCCCCTCCCACGTGGCGGCGATGCTGGTCGTGGCCCCGGTGGTGATGAGCCTGCGCCGCCCTCTGCTGCCGATCCTGACCTGGGAGCTGGTGCTCCAGGCCACCTCCCTCAACCTCGCGGTGCTGGCCACGTTCTGGCTGGGCCAGCAGGTGGCTCTGACCTTCGTCCCACTCCCCTTCGTCGTGTGGGCGGCGTTCCGCTTCGGACTGCGGGTCGTCGCCTGGCAGCTGATGATCGTGGCGGTGGTCGCCACGTCCTCGACCGCCCTGAAGCACGGCCCCTTCGCGGTCGGCTTCTCGGACGACGTCTCGGGGCGACTGGAGGCGGCGTCCCTGGTGCAGATCTTCCTGGTCTGCATGGTGCTCATCTGCGTCCCCCTGGCGGTCAACGTCGAGCAGAGCGTCCGGCTCACCGACCGGCTGCGCGCCAGCAGCAACCTGTTCCGGACGAACTTCGCCGAGTCCCTGGTCGCGATGCTGGTGCTCAGGGACGGCGACGCCGGGCTGGAGGTCTTCGATGCCAACCACCGGGCCGCCGAGCTGCTGGACCGCGACGTCGCCGACCTGGTGGGCTCCGCGCTGGCCGATCTCGTGCTCACCGACCTTCCTCTGGGCCTGGCCTCGGACCGGATGAAGCGCGGCGAGCTCGACACCTGGCGCGACGAGGCCCGCCTGACCCACCGCCCCACGAGCCGGGTGGCCCTGAGCATCGCCCGGCTCTCCGGCGGCGACGGCGAGTCGATGTACAGCGCCCAGCTGCTGGACCTGACCGCCGAGCGGGACGCGATGGCCGGGCTCCAGGCGGAGCGGCAGCTCAGCGAGATGATGCTGGCCACCACCGCCTGCATGATCCTGGTGACCGACATGGACGGGTCGGTGCTGCGCGCCAATCCGGCGGTGACCCAGATCCTGGGCCACCGCAACGAGGCCCTGGTCGGGCATCCCCTGTGGGAGGTGATGGTCCCGCCGGCGGTGCGCGAGGGGGTCAGGAGGATGTTCCAGGACCCCGAGGGGCCGGCATCCCCCGTTCGAGCGAGAGCACCGCCACGGACACCAGCGGCGTCGAGCACCGGATCGCGTGGACCGCCGGGGTGGTGCGCGACCAGGCAGGCCGGGCCAGCCACCTGGTGCTGA
- a CDS encoding sensor histidine kinase codes for MRDQAGRASHLVLTGLDITAERHASGLMRHLLQAALTTALIGVDLHGCITLFNSGAQTLLGQEPEEAVGTAFLDLLAREDLARWADGHAAAPTFDLVVEHLVDQPAREWRWAHADGRHSLVSMTLTSVRDHAGALIGYLCVGSDVTEMVQMQEMLMKALDKERQVVDRLKELDSAKDDFVSTVSHELRTPVSSIVGYTELLQDGDFGDLTQQQVPVLDAISRNGERLITLVDNLLALSGLSSDALTWDHASTDLAEVVLGIQRRFAGYVGRRRLEVTFTVPEVPVLVEGDSGQLDRALLNLLSNAVKFTEDGGRISCCLTTEDDQAVLVVRDDGLGIPREEQANLFGRFWRSSTSQARHIQGTGLGLSLVHAVVTAHRGSIEIESEHLQGTTVRVRIPLQRVPSKDVSTV; via the coding sequence GTGCGCGACCAGGCAGGCCGGGCCAGCCACCTGGTGCTGACCGGTCTGGACATCACCGCGGAGCGGCACGCCTCCGGCCTGATGAGGCACCTGCTGCAGGCGGCGCTGACCACGGCCCTGATCGGGGTCGACCTGCACGGCTGCATCACGCTGTTCAACTCGGGCGCTCAGACCCTGCTCGGCCAGGAGCCGGAGGAGGCCGTGGGCACGGCCTTCCTCGACCTGCTGGCCCGCGAGGACCTGGCCCGCTGGGCGGACGGGCACGCCGCGGCGCCCACCTTCGACCTGGTGGTGGAGCACCTGGTCGACCAGCCCGCCCGGGAGTGGCGTTGGGCCCACGCCGACGGCCGGCACAGCCTGGTCTCCATGACCCTGACGTCGGTCCGGGACCACGCGGGCGCGTTGATCGGCTACCTGTGCGTGGGCAGCGACGTCACCGAGATGGTGCAGATGCAGGAGATGCTCATGAAGGCCCTGGACAAGGAGCGCCAGGTGGTCGATCGGCTCAAGGAGCTCGACTCGGCCAAGGACGACTTCGTCTCCACCGTCAGTCACGAGCTGCGGACCCCGGTGAGCAGCATCGTGGGCTACACCGAGCTGCTCCAGGACGGGGACTTCGGGGACCTGACCCAGCAGCAGGTGCCGGTCCTGGACGCGATCAGCCGCAACGGCGAGCGGCTGATCACCCTGGTGGACAACCTGCTCGCCCTCAGCGGCCTCTCCAGCGACGCGCTGACCTGGGACCACGCCAGCACCGACCTGGCCGAGGTCGTCCTCGGCATCCAGCGCCGGTTCGCCGGGTACGTCGGTCGACGCCGGCTGGAGGTCACCTTCACCGTGCCCGAGGTGCCCGTGCTGGTCGAGGGGGACTCCGGACAGCTGGACCGCGCCCTGCTCAACCTGCTCAGCAACGCGGTCAAGTTCACCGAGGACGGTGGTCGGATCAGCTGCTGCCTGACCACCGAGGACGATCAGGCGGTCCTGGTCGTCCGCGACGACGGCCTCGGCATCCCCCGGGAGGAGCAGGCCAACCTGTTCGGTCGCTTCTGGCGCAGCTCGACCTCCCAGGCCCGGCACATCCAGGGCACCGGCCTCGGTCTCTCGCTGGTGCACGCCGTGGTGACCGCGCACCGGGGATCCATCGAGATCGAGTCCGAGCACCTCCAGGGCACCACGGTCCGGGTCCGGATCCCGCTGCAGCGGGTGCCCAGCAAGGATGTGTCCACCGTCTAG
- the leuA gene encoding 2-isopropylmalate synthase produces MTHLSNSSNRQSPSAMPFARYQPFVPVDLPDRTWPTKKITAAPRWLSTDLRDGNQALIDPMTPPRKMAMFELLVAMGYKEIEVGFPSASQTDFDFVRQLIETDRIPDDVQISVLTQARDDLIQRTVQSLVGADRATVHLYNATAPLFQRVVFGVTPDECRNIAVRGTEMVMKYAEEFLGDLVGTGDFGYQYSPEIFTQSDTDFALDVCEAVSDVWQPEAGREIILNLPATVEMSTPNTYADQIEYFGRGLTRREHSAISLHPHNDRGTAVAATELGLMAGADRVEGCLFGHGERTGNVCLVTLGMNLFSQGIDPQVSFADIDEVRRTVEYCTNLPVHPRHPYAGDLVYTAFSGSHQDAIKKGLEDLERRATERGVPVGEMPWEAPYLPIDPKDVGRTYEAVIRVNSQSGKGGVAYILKSEHKLDLPRRAQIEFSRVIQERTDAEGGEVTPEAIWSVFQAEYLHREEPLRLDSVHTSSSAGEKDRLSVNVFVDGTSRTLTGEGNGPIAAFVAAINELVAAEQEAGNPAYLDRGDVRVLDYHEHALSSGGDAIAAAYVECAVGDQVLWGVALDPNIVTASLKAVVSAVNRA; encoded by the coding sequence ATGACCCACCTGAGCAACAGCAGCAACCGTCAGTCTCCCAGCGCGATGCCGTTCGCGCGCTACCAGCCGTTCGTGCCCGTCGACCTGCCGGACCGGACCTGGCCGACGAAGAAGATCACCGCCGCTCCCCGCTGGCTCTCCACCGACCTGCGTGACGGCAACCAGGCGCTGATCGACCCGATGACGCCGCCGCGCAAGATGGCGATGTTCGAGCTGCTCGTCGCCATGGGCTACAAGGAGATCGAGGTCGGCTTCCCCAGCGCCAGCCAGACCGACTTCGACTTCGTGCGCCAGCTCATCGAGACCGACCGGATCCCCGACGACGTGCAGATCTCGGTGCTCACCCAGGCGCGCGATGACCTGATCCAGCGCACCGTGCAGTCGCTGGTCGGCGCGGACCGGGCCACGGTGCACCTCTACAACGCGACCGCTCCGCTGTTCCAGCGGGTCGTCTTCGGCGTGACCCCCGACGAGTGCCGCAACATCGCCGTGCGGGGCACCGAGATGGTGATGAAGTACGCCGAGGAGTTCCTCGGCGACCTGGTCGGCACCGGCGACTTCGGCTACCAGTACAGCCCCGAGATCTTCACCCAGTCCGACACCGACTTCGCCCTCGACGTGTGCGAGGCCGTCTCCGACGTCTGGCAGCCGGAGGCCGGCCGCGAGATCATCCTCAACCTGCCCGCCACGGTGGAGATGTCCACCCCCAACACCTACGCCGACCAGATCGAGTACTTCGGCCGGGGTCTGACCCGGCGCGAGCACAGCGCCATCAGCCTGCACCCGCACAACGACCGGGGCACGGCGGTGGCCGCGACCGAGCTGGGCCTGATGGCTGGCGCCGACCGGGTCGAGGGATGCCTGTTCGGCCACGGGGAGCGCACCGGCAACGTCTGCCTGGTCACCCTCGGCATGAACCTGTTCAGCCAGGGGATCGACCCGCAGGTCAGCTTCGCCGACATCGACGAGGTACGCCGGACGGTCGAGTACTGCACGAACCTGCCGGTCCACCCCCGTCACCCCTACGCCGGCGACCTGGTCTACACGGCGTTCTCCGGCTCGCACCAGGACGCCATCAAGAAGGGGCTGGAGGACCTGGAGCGCCGGGCCACCGAGCGCGGCGTACCGGTCGGCGAGATGCCGTGGGAGGCGCCGTACCTGCCGATCGACCCCAAGGACGTGGGTCGGACCTACGAGGCGGTCATCCGGGTCAACAGCCAGTCCGGCAAGGGCGGGGTGGCCTACATCCTCAAGTCCGAGCACAAGCTCGACCTGCCGCGCCGGGCGCAGATCGAGTTCAGCCGGGTCATCCAGGAGCGGACCGACGCCGAGGGCGGCGAGGTCACCCCCGAGGCCATCTGGTCGGTCTTCCAGGCCGAGTACCTGCACCGCGAGGAGCCGCTGCGCCTGGACTCGGTGCACACCTCCTCGTCGGCGGGGGAGAAGGACCGGCTCAGCGTCAACGTCTTCGTCGACGGCACGTCGCGCACCCTGACCGGGGAGGGCAACGGCCCGATCGCGGCGTTCGTGGCAGCGATCAACGAGCTCGTCGCAGCCGAGCAGGAGGCGGGCAACCCGGCCTACCTGGACCGGGGCGACGTGCGGGTCCTGGACTACCACGAGCACGCGCTCTCCTCCGGCGGCGACGCCATCGCGGCGGCCTACGTCGAGTGCGCCGTCGGTGACCAGGTCCTGTGGGGCGTGGCACTGGATCCGAACATCGTCACGGCGTCCCTCAAGGCCGTGGTCAGCGCCGTCAACCGCGCCTGA
- a CDS encoding flavodoxin family protein, which produces MPRLLVVHHSPSANAARLSEAVAAGTVDPAVGDVEVVVRSALSATAQDVLSADGYLLGTTANFGYMSGALKHFFDTVFLEAGGALGEDGSAGPGAGGRKPFGLWVHGRYDTTGATRSVLAIAGALPWRQAAGVLEVLGEVGEPEVESGYELGATLAALVQEPS; this is translated from the coding sequence ATGCCTCGCCTGCTCGTGGTCCACCACTCGCCCAGCGCCAACGCCGCCCGGTTGAGCGAGGCCGTCGCCGCGGGGACGGTCGATCCGGCGGTCGGCGACGTCGAGGTCGTCGTGCGCAGCGCGCTGAGCGCCACCGCCCAGGACGTGCTGTCCGCCGACGGCTACCTCCTCGGGACCACCGCGAACTTCGGCTACATGAGCGGCGCCCTGAAGCACTTCTTCGACACCGTCTTCCTCGAGGCCGGCGGGGCGCTCGGCGAGGACGGCTCGGCCGGCCCGGGGGCCGGCGGACGGAAGCCGTTCGGTCTGTGGGTGCACGGCCGCTACGACACCACGGGGGCGACCAGGTCGGTGCTCGCCATCGCCGGCGCGCTGCCCTGGCGGCAGGCCGCCGGCGTGCTGGAGGTCCTGGGCGAGGTCGGGGAGCCCGAGGTGGAGTCCGGCTACGAGCTCGGCGCCACGCTGGCCGCACTCGTGCAGGAGCCCTCATGA
- a CDS encoding septum formation family protein, with product MRRVLVALALALALSACTGEDPGDDDAPGGPSASSSETAPTVKRPRAPRQGACYRLRLDDALSPTTTRKPVPCRRRHTAQTFHVGRLDLKLGGRKRRVDAPAVQRQPARRCPGRLPGFLSGSRDQLRRSMFTAVWFTPTLEDAEAGARWFRCDVVVLGGGGKLVPLRTGLKGALADPQLRERFAMCATAAPGTKGFRRVPCGQRHSWRAVQTVDLPGTKYPPGPRMTARMDGPCTAAAQEYADDPLDYTWAEERPTRKQWRAGQHYGTCWVPQR from the coding sequence ATGAGGAGGGTCCTGGTGGCACTGGCGCTGGCGCTGGCACTCTCCGCCTGCACGGGCGAGGACCCGGGTGACGACGACGCGCCCGGGGGTCCCTCAGCCAGCAGCTCCGAGACAGCGCCCACGGTGAAGCGGCCCCGAGCACCCCGGCAGGGCGCCTGCTACCGGTTGCGCCTCGACGACGCCCTGTCCCCCACCACCACGCGCAAGCCAGTGCCCTGCCGCCGCCGCCACACCGCCCAGACCTTCCACGTCGGCCGTCTCGACCTCAAGCTGGGCGGCCGGAAGCGTCGCGTGGACGCGCCCGCGGTCCAGCGGCAGCCCGCGCGCCGCTGCCCCGGCCGACTCCCGGGGTTCCTCTCCGGATCGCGCGACCAGCTGCGGCGCAGCATGTTCACCGCGGTGTGGTTCACCCCCACCCTGGAGGACGCCGAGGCCGGCGCCCGGTGGTTCCGCTGCGACGTGGTGGTGCTCGGGGGCGGCGGCAAGCTGGTGCCGCTGCGGACCGGTCTGAAGGGGGCACTGGCGGACCCGCAGCTGCGCGAGCGGTTCGCGATGTGCGCCACGGCCGCACCCGGCACCAAGGGGTTCCGCCGAGTGCCCTGCGGGCAGCGGCACTCGTGGCGCGCCGTCCAGACCGTCGACCTGCCCGGCACGAAGTACCCCCCGGGTCCGCGGATGACCGCCCGGATGGACGGCCCCTGCACCGCCGCGGCGCAGGAGTACGCCGACGACCCGCTGGACTACACCTGGGCGGAGGAGCGCCCCACCCGCAAGCAGTGGCGCGCCGGTCAGCACTACGGGACATGCTGGGTGCCCCAGCGCTGA
- the era gene encoding GTPase Era, which yields MTETTPTHRSGFVSFVGRPNAGKSTLTNAMVGSKVVITSSKPQTTRTVVRGIVHRPDAQLILVDTPGLHRPRTLLGERLNDLVKTTWAEVDVVAVCFPANEKIGPGDRFIVRELGKVRRTIKVAIATKTDLATPEQIGQHLLDIAALGVETDTEWAEIVPVSAVDGSQVGLLADLLVGLLPEGPQLYPDGDLTDAPEQVLVAELIREAALEGVRDELPHSIAVVVDEMNLREGRDEDKPLLDIYANLYVERDSQKGIMIGHKGSRLRDVGKAARLQIEALLGTPVYLDLQVKIAKDWQRDPRQLRKLGF from the coding sequence ATGACCGAGACCACCCCGACCCACCGCAGCGGCTTCGTGTCGTTCGTCGGTCGTCCCAACGCCGGCAAGTCCACGCTGACCAACGCGATGGTGGGCAGCAAGGTCGTCATCACGTCCTCCAAGCCGCAGACCACCCGCACCGTGGTGCGGGGCATCGTGCACCGCCCCGACGCCCAGCTGATCCTGGTCGACACCCCCGGCCTGCACCGCCCGCGCACCCTGCTGGGGGAGCGGCTCAACGACCTGGTGAAGACCACCTGGGCGGAGGTGGACGTCGTCGCCGTCTGCTTCCCGGCCAACGAGAAGATCGGGCCCGGTGACCGGTTCATCGTGCGTGAGCTCGGCAAGGTGCGGCGCACCATCAAGGTCGCCATCGCCACCAAGACCGACCTGGCGACCCCCGAGCAGATCGGGCAGCACCTGCTCGACATCGCCGCGCTCGGTGTGGAGACGGACACCGAGTGGGCCGAGATCGTCCCGGTCTCTGCCGTGGACGGCAGTCAGGTGGGGCTGCTGGCGGACCTGCTGGTCGGCCTGCTGCCGGAGGGCCCGCAGCTCTACCCGGACGGTGACCTGACGGATGCCCCGGAGCAGGTCCTGGTGGCCGAGCTCATCCGGGAGGCAGCGCTGGAAGGCGTGCGCGACGAGCTGCCGCACTCCATCGCGGTGGTCGTCGACGAGATGAACCTGCGCGAGGGCCGGGACGAGGACAAGCCGCTGCTCGACATCTACGCCAACCTCTATGTCGAGCGGGACTCCCAGAAGGGCATCATGATCGGCCACAAGGGGTCCCGGCTGCGCGACGTGGGCAAGGCGGCCCGTCTCCAGATCGAGGCACTGCTGGGCACTCCGGTCTACCTGGACCTGCAGGTCAAGATCGCCAAGGACTGGCAGCGCGACCCGCGTCAGCTGCGCAAGCTCGGCTTCTAG
- a CDS encoding siderophore-interacting protein produces MSTRARQYTAQVLRREQLSPHLVRLVLGGPGLAEFTSTGVPDEWVGLVVPGQFQSRYYTVRDWDGVSLTLDVVVHDVGLVTEWAAGECAGSTVTVSEPKGSFALPPDAEWLILVGDLTALPAMVRITESVPLPTRIWAEVPDDLADYLPAGRDTTWLRPPAGGDSSLAEVVEGIDWPPGPGYFWMAGESGQMRAIRKHLMRVRNLPSTAYDVMGYWRGNAVRQPRAVDPGPIYRAGKAADRTDEQIWADYDFAREDR; encoded by the coding sequence GTGAGCACCCGGGCTAGGCAGTACACCGCGCAGGTGCTGCGGCGTGAGCAGCTCTCCCCGCACCTGGTGCGGCTCGTCCTGGGCGGGCCGGGCCTGGCGGAGTTCACCAGCACCGGGGTGCCCGACGAGTGGGTGGGGCTGGTGGTCCCGGGACAGTTCCAGAGCCGCTACTACACGGTGCGGGACTGGGACGGGGTGAGCCTGACGCTGGACGTGGTGGTGCACGACGTCGGCCTGGTCACCGAGTGGGCCGCCGGAGAGTGCGCCGGGAGCACGGTCACCGTCAGCGAGCCCAAGGGCTCGTTCGCCCTGCCGCCGGACGCGGAGTGGCTGATCCTGGTCGGCGACCTGACCGCACTGCCCGCGATGGTCCGGATCACCGAGTCCGTGCCGCTGCCGACCCGGATCTGGGCCGAGGTCCCCGACGACCTGGCCGACTACCTGCCCGCAGGCCGGGACACGACCTGGCTACGGCCCCCGGCGGGCGGCGACTCGTCCCTGGCCGAGGTGGTCGAGGGCATCGACTGGCCACCGGGGCCGGGCTACTTCTGGATGGCGGGGGAGTCGGGGCAGATGCGGGCGATCCGCAAGCACCTGATGCGGGTCCGCAACCTCCCCAGCACGGCGTACGACGTGATGGGCTACTGGCGCGGGAACGCGGTGCGGCAGCCCCGCGCCGTGGACCCGGGCCCGATCTACCGGGCCGGCAAGGCTGCCGACCGGACCGACGAGCAGATCTGGGCGGACTACGACTTCGCCCGGGAGGACCGATGA
- a CDS encoding SAM-dependent methyltransferase produces the protein MSLTLTRTMTISEALDSLLRDGLPVRFTAYDGSSAGPADAPFQLELRNERGLSYMMTAPGDLGLARAYVSGDLEMVGVPPGDPYALLSILQDHTRFRAPSPTELISLLRALGLSHLVPPPPPPQEHLPRWRRSIEGLRHSLSRDAAVIEHHYDVSNRFYEMVLGPSMAYTCAVYPSPQATLEEAQRAKFALVADKLGLAPGQRLLDVGCGWGGMVIHAAREHGVRGLGVTLSEAQAAWAQEEVVRAGVEDLVEIRHADYREVTESDFDAVSSIGLTEHIGVSHYPAYFEFLSSRLRPGGRLLNHSITRPHNRRVDTGAFIDRYVFPDGELTGSGRIITDAQDAGLEVVHSENLRPHYALTLRDWCANLQANWDACVAEVGEATARVWGLYMAGSRLAFERNNIQLHQVLALRTDASGSNGFGLQPHW, from the coding sequence ATGAGCCTGACGTTGACCCGGACCATGACCATCTCCGAGGCGCTGGACTCGCTGCTGCGCGACGGACTGCCGGTGCGCTTCACGGCCTACGACGGCAGCTCGGCCGGTCCGGCGGACGCCCCGTTCCAGCTGGAGCTGCGCAACGAGCGTGGTCTCAGCTACATGATGACCGCACCGGGGGACCTGGGCCTGGCCCGTGCCTACGTCTCCGGCGACCTCGAGATGGTCGGGGTGCCACCCGGCGACCCCTACGCCTTGTTGAGCATCCTGCAGGACCACACCCGGTTCCGCGCCCCCAGCCCGACCGAGCTGATCTCGCTGCTGCGCGCTCTGGGGCTCTCGCACCTGGTGCCGCCGCCGCCGCCGCCCCAGGAGCACCTGCCCCGCTGGCGCCGCAGCATCGAGGGGCTGCGGCACTCCCTGTCGCGTGACGCGGCGGTGATCGAGCACCACTACGACGTGTCCAACCGCTTCTACGAGATGGTGCTCGGACCTTCGATGGCCTACACCTGCGCTGTGTACCCCAGCCCCCAGGCGACGCTGGAGGAGGCGCAGCGGGCCAAGTTCGCGCTGGTCGCGGACAAGCTGGGGCTGGCCCCGGGACAACGGCTGCTCGACGTGGGTTGCGGGTGGGGCGGCATGGTGATCCACGCGGCGCGTGAGCACGGCGTGCGTGGGCTCGGCGTGACCCTCTCGGAGGCGCAGGCGGCCTGGGCGCAGGAGGAGGTCGTCCGCGCCGGGGTGGAGGATCTGGTGGAGATCCGGCACGCCGACTACCGGGAGGTCACCGAGTCCGACTTCGACGCGGTGAGCTCGATCGGGCTCACCGAGCACATCGGGGTCAGCCACTACCCGGCGTACTTCGAGTTCCTGTCCAGCCGGCTGCGTCCGGGCGGCCGTCTGCTCAACCACTCGATCACCCGGCCGCACAACCGGCGGGTGGACACCGGCGCCTTCATCGACCGCTACGTCTTCCCCGACGGAGAGCTGACCGGATCCGGGCGGATCATCACCGACGCCCAGGACGCCGGGCTGGAGGTGGTGCACAGCGAGAACCTGCGGCCGCACTACGCGCTCACCCTGCGGGACTGGTGCGCGAACCTGCAGGCCAACTGGGACGCGTGCGTCGCCGAGGTGGGGGAGGCCACGGCCCGGGTCTGGGGCCTCTACATGGCCGGGTCGCGGCTGGCCTTCGAGCGCAACAACATCCAGCTGCACCAGGTGCTGGCGTTGCGCACCGACGCTTCAGGGAGCAACGGATTCGGGCTGCAGCCGCACTGGTGA
- a CDS encoding FAD-binding oxidoreductase, protein MSLDVAPEEGQRHRAAVARLRSSYAALPPDAPVRLAKSTSNLFRPRERAAHGLDVSGLAGVLEVDPVSRTAQVQGMCTYEDLVQATLRHGLMPLVVPQLRTITLGGAVSGLGIEATSFRNGLPHESVLEMDVFVGSGEVVTCRPGDELFDAFPNSLGSLGYATRLKIELEPIGGHVALRHLRFSDAAALAGAVEEVVATRAWQGHRVDAIDGVGFSPSDLRLTLARFEAPGGRVSDYTGQHIYYRSVAERGHDLLTSHDYLWRWDTDWFWCSRAFGLEYPLVRRLWPRRWRRSDVYQRLVGLDRRYGVVDRLDRRAGRPARERVIQDVEVPLDRLAEFLAWFDSEVGMRPVWLCPVRLRGAKAWPTYPMRPGTTYVNVGFWGTVPVGPTAPLAPLNRAVERCVGELSGHKSLYSEAFYDRETFDRLYGGEQLAAVKRRFDPDDRLTDLYDKVVRRP, encoded by the coding sequence GTGAGCCTCGACGTAGCTCCCGAGGAGGGACAGCGCCACAGGGCCGCCGTTGCCCGGCTCCGGTCCTCGTACGCGGCCCTTCCGCCCGACGCCCCGGTGCGGCTGGCCAAGAGCACCAGCAACCTGTTCCGCCCGCGCGAGCGGGCCGCCCACGGCCTCGACGTCAGCGGACTGGCCGGGGTGCTGGAGGTGGACCCCGTCTCCCGCACCGCCCAGGTGCAGGGGATGTGCACCTACGAGGACCTGGTCCAGGCGACCCTGCGGCACGGGCTGATGCCCCTGGTCGTGCCCCAGCTGCGCACCATCACCCTGGGCGGGGCGGTCAGCGGCCTCGGCATCGAGGCGACCAGCTTCCGCAACGGACTGCCGCACGAGTCGGTGCTGGAGATGGACGTCTTCGTGGGTTCCGGGGAGGTGGTGACCTGTCGTCCGGGCGACGAGCTGTTCGACGCCTTCCCCAACTCGCTCGGGTCCCTGGGCTACGCCACCCGGCTCAAGATCGAGCTCGAGCCGATCGGCGGCCACGTCGCGCTGCGGCACCTGCGGTTCTCCGACGCCGCCGCGCTGGCCGGGGCGGTGGAGGAGGTGGTCGCCACGCGGGCCTGGCAGGGGCATCGGGTGGACGCCATCGACGGGGTGGGGTTCTCACCCTCCGACCTGCGGCTCACCCTGGCACGGTTCGAGGCGCCCGGAGGCCGGGTCTCGGACTACACCGGGCAGCACATCTACTACCGGTCGGTGGCCGAGCGCGGCCACGACCTGCTCACCAGCCACGACTACCTGTGGCGCTGGGACACCGACTGGTTCTGGTGCAGCCGAGCCTTCGGGCTGGAGTACCCGCTGGTCAGGAGGCTCTGGCCGCGCCGCTGGCGCCGCTCCGACGTCTACCAGCGGCTGGTGGGCCTGGACCGCCGCTACGGCGTCGTCGACCGGCTGGACCGGCGCGCCGGGCGACCGGCCCGGGAGCGGGTGATCCAGGACGTGGAGGTGCCGCTGGACCGGCTGGCGGAGTTCCTGGCGTGGTTCGACTCCGAGGTCGGGATGCGTCCGGTGTGGCTGTGCCCGGTGCGTCTGCGCGGCGCCAAGGCCTGGCCCACCTACCCGATGCGGCCCGGGACGACGTACGTCAACGTCGGCTTCTGGGGCACCGTGCCAGTGGGCCCGACCGCGCCGCTGGCCCCGCTCAACCGGGCCGTGGAGAGGTGCGTCGGAGAGCTCTCGGGCCACAAGTCCCTGTACTCCGAGGCGTTCTACGACCGCGAGACCTTCGACCGCCTGTACGGCGGTGAGCAACTGGCGGCCGTCAAGCGACGGTTCGATCCTGACGACCGACTGACCGACCTCTACGACAAGGTGGTGCGACGCCCATGA
- a CDS encoding cytidine deaminase codes for MSDLSAEDAKLVTLARATRARVGAAQGAAVRDSDGRTYAAATVDLPSLQLSALQVCLAMAVASGAGGLEAAVVLGAETTDLAPADRAPLSELAGPEVVVHLGDPRGTIVASTTSAG; via the coding sequence ATGTCTGACCTGTCTGCCGAGGACGCCAAGCTGGTGACGCTGGCCCGTGCGACCCGGGCCCGTGTGGGCGCGGCCCAGGGCGCGGCGGTGCGCGACAGCGACGGCCGGACCTACGCCGCGGCGACCGTGGACCTGCCCTCCCTGCAGCTCAGCGCGCTCCAGGTGTGCCTGGCGATGGCAGTCGCCTCCGGGGCCGGCGGCCTGGAGGCCGCGGTGGTGCTGGGCGCCGAGACGACCGACCTCGCGCCGGCCGACCGCGCGCCCCTCTCCGAGCTCGCGGGACCGGAGGTCGTGGTGCATCTGGGCGACCCACGGGGCACGATCGTGGCCAGCACCACCTCCGCGGGCTGA